A region of [Bacteroides] pectinophilus DNA encodes the following proteins:
- a CDS encoding NAD(P)-dependent glycerol-3-phosphate dehydrogenase — MAKVSIIGAGSWGIAISLLLNNNGHEVTVWSVLKDEIKMLNEKREHTKSLPGVKIPESIVFSDNLEAVLADPDIVVLAVASPYTRSTAHMMSPHVKEGQIIVNVGKGIEETTLETLCHVVEDEIPQAQVAVLSGPSHAEEVGRGIPTTCVVGTRKKANAEFIQNVFMSNVFRVYTSPDMLGICLGGSLKNVIALAAGMADGLGYGDNTKAALITRGMAEITRLGVKMGGKPQTFSGLSGIGDLIVTCESMHSRNRRAGILIGKGYTADEAMKEVQMVVEGVYSARAALKLAKKYDVSMPIVEQVNHILFDDKKAADAVMELMLRDKTIENSELPWEE, encoded by the coding sequence ATGGCTAAGGTTAGTATTATAGGAGCTGGGAGCTGGGGGATTGCGATATCACTTCTGCTTAACAATAACGGACATGAGGTTACTGTATGGTCAGTGCTCAAGGATGAGATTAAGATGCTTAATGAAAAGAGAGAGCATACTAAGTCACTTCCAGGAGTGAAGATTCCGGAGAGCATAGTCTTCAGCGATAATCTTGAGGCGGTACTTGCAGACCCTGATATTGTGGTACTTGCTGTTGCATCTCCGTATACAAGAAGTACCGCACATATGATGAGTCCTCATGTAAAGGAAGGCCAGATTATTGTCAATGTCGGCAAGGGAATTGAGGAGACTACACTTGAGACATTATGCCATGTGGTAGAAGATGAGATTCCACAGGCACAGGTTGCGGTTCTTTCGGGACCGAGCCACGCTGAAGAGGTTGGAAGGGGAATCCCTACTACATGTGTGGTTGGTACACGTAAGAAGGCCAATGCAGAGTTTATACAGAATGTATTCATGAGTAATGTGTTCCGTGTATATACAAGCCCTGATATGCTTGGAATCTGTCTTGGCGGTTCGCTTAAGAATGTCATTGCTCTTGCAGCAGGCATGGCTGACGGTCTGGGGTATGGTGATAATACTAAGGCAGCCCTTATTACAAGAGGCATGGCAGAGATAACAAGACTCGGAGTAAAGATGGGCGGCAAGCCACAGACATTCTCAGGACTTTCGGGAATAGGCGATCTTATAGTTACGTGTGAGAGTATGCACAGCCGTAACAGACGCGCAGGTATTCTCATAGGTAAGGGATATACGGCAGATGAAGCAATGAAAGAAGTGCAGATGGTAGTTGAGGGAGTATATTCAGCCAGGGCAGCGTTGAAGCTTGCAAAAAAATATGATGTAAGCATGCCTATTGTTGAGCAGGTTAACCATATCCTGTTTGATGATAAGAAAGCGGCTGATGCTGTTATGGAGCTTATGTTAAGGGACAAGACAATAGAAAATTCGGAACTCCCATGGGAAGAATAA
- the plsY gene encoding glycerol-3-phosphate 1-O-acyltransferase PlsY yields the protein MERIICLVIGYVFGLFQTGYIYGRLNHIDIREYGSGNAGTTNVMRTLGRKAGFITYFGDALKAVLCIILIHFLFGVKHPDIEFLLVLYAGLGVILGHNFPFYLGFRGGKGIATTSGVILSLLPYNWMLAVLAFSTFMIVTFVSRYVSLGSLVMVTGFFIEFVVFGQLGMLNVLPEHLAEAYIIAFIITALAFIRHRANIKRLMTGTERKIGHKNKA from the coding sequence ATGGAAAGAATAATTTGCTTGGTAATTGGATATGTGTTTGGACTTTTCCAGACAGGATATATATACGGAAGACTGAATCATATTGATATACGTGAGTACGGAAGCGGCAATGCAGGTACAACTAATGTTATGAGAACACTTGGCAGGAAGGCAGGCTTTATAACATATTTCGGTGATGCACTTAAGGCAGTTCTCTGCATTATACTTATTCATTTCCTGTTTGGAGTAAAGCATCCTGATATTGAATTTCTACTGGTGCTCTATGCGGGACTTGGTGTAATACTTGGACATAATTTTCCATTCTATCTGGGATTCCGCGGTGGTAAGGGAATAGCCACAACTTCGGGAGTTATTCTTTCACTTCTTCCGTACAATTGGATGCTTGCGGTGCTCGCATTTTCAACATTCATGATTGTGACATTTGTATCCAGATATGTATCACTTGGCTCACTTGTAATGGTGACAGGTTTCTTTATAGAATTTGTTGTGTTCGGACAGCTGGGAATGCTCAATGTGCTTCCTGAGCATCTTGCAGAGGCATATATAATTGCATTTATAATAACTGCACTTGCGTTTATCAGACACAGAGCTAATATTAAGAGACTTATGACCGGAACAGAGCGTAAGATTGGACATAAAAATAAAGCATAA
- the der gene encoding ribosome biogenesis GTPase Der produces MSKPIVAVVGRPNVGKSTLFNVLAGRKISIVKDTPGVTRDRIYADVNWLDKSFTLIDTGGIEPDSKDIILSQMREQAQIAIDTADVIMFITDVRQGLVDADAKVADMLRRSSKPVILVVNKVDNFEKFMPDVYEFYNLGIGDPVPISAESQLGIGDLLDEVISHFPEGSADEEEDERPKIAIVGKPNVGKSSIINKLTGDQRVIVSDIAGTTRDAIDTDVKFNGKEYVFIDTAGLRRKNKIKEELERYSIIRTVSAVERADVVIIVIDATEGVTEQDAKIAGIAHERGKGIIVAVNKWDAIEKNDKTMNEHTKKIKDVLSFMPYAEILFVSAVTGQRLNKIYELIDEIIDSRTMRVQTGVLNEILTEAVAMQQPPTDKGKRLKLYYITQVAVGPPTFVIFVNDKKLMHFSYTRYIENRIRDTFGFRGTALHFIIRERKEKDA; encoded by the coding sequence ATGAGCAAACCGATAGTTGCCGTGGTCGGAAGACCTAATGTCGGCAAATCAACACTGTTTAATGTACTTGCCGGAAGAAAGATATCAATTGTCAAGGATACGCCGGGTGTTACAAGAGACAGAATATATGCAGATGTGAACTGGCTGGACAAGTCATTTACATTGATTGATACAGGCGGTATTGAGCCTGATTCAAAGGATATTATCCTCTCACAGATGAGAGAGCAGGCACAGATTGCCATAGATACGGCAGATGTAATTATGTTTATTACTGATGTGCGGCAGGGACTTGTAGATGCAGATGCCAAGGTGGCTGATATGCTCAGGCGTTCAAGCAAGCCGGTAATCTTAGTTGTCAACAAGGTAGATAATTTTGAAAAGTTTATGCCTGATGTGTATGAATTCTATAATCTTGGAATAGGCGATCCTGTGCCTATATCAGCAGAGTCACAGCTTGGAATAGGCGATCTGCTTGATGAGGTTATAAGCCATTTTCCTGAAGGAAGTGCTGATGAGGAAGAGGATGAGCGCCCTAAGATAGCCATAGTAGGTAAGCCTAATGTCGGCAAGTCATCAATAATCAACAAGCTGACCGGAGACCAGAGAGTAATTGTATCTGATATTGCGGGCACAACAAGAGATGCAATTGATACGGACGTTAAGTTCAACGGCAAAGAATATGTATTTATTGACACGGCAGGACTCAGACGTAAGAATAAGATTAAGGAAGAACTTGAGAGATACAGTATCATCAGAACTGTAAGCGCAGTAGAACGTGCCGATGTTGTAATTATTGTTATTGACGCAACAGAGGGTGTTACCGAACAGGATGCCAAGATTGCAGGTATTGCGCATGAGCGTGGCAAGGGTATTATTGTTGCCGTTAATAAGTGGGATGCAATTGAGAAGAATGACAAGACTATGAATGAACATACGAAGAAGATTAAAGATGTTCTTTCATTTATGCCATATGCGGAGATTCTTTTTGTGTCAGCAGTTACGGGACAGAGACTCAATAAGATATATGAGCTTATTGATGAGATTATCGACAGCAGGACTATGAGAGTGCAGACCGGTGTGCTTAATGAGATTCTGACTGAAGCAGTTGCAATGCAGCAGCCGCCTACGGATAAGGGTAAGAGACTTAAGCTTTACTACATTACACAGGTTGCGGTAGGACCTCCTACATTCGTAATATTTGTTAATGACAAGAAGCTTATGCATTTTTCATACACAAGATATATAGAGAACAGAATACGTGATACATTCGGATTCAGAGGTACGGCTCTGCATTTCATAATACGTGAACGCAAGGAGAAGGATGCCTGA